In Rhizobium sp. ARZ01, a genomic segment contains:
- a CDS encoding RNA methyltransferase, with product MSKDDAGGRSARDTHYAKLRRAHRDQRRERGEIPTPKDDRRRKQVEGWKAPALGPDQVFLYGLHTVRAALDNPERHIIKLSVTQNAAQRLELPDPATLPFPVETVLPSDIDKILGPEAIHQGVMLETRPLPVRRLGALKESPLILVLDQVTDPHNVGAILRTAVAFGAGAVITTMRHSPTESGVLAKSASGALELIPYIQITNLAEAMEELHALGFYSVGLDSEGPQPFEATLSGSKIALVLGSEGKGLRQKTRATCKALARLDMPGAIKSLNVSNAAAIALYAARQFLAK from the coding sequence ATGAGCAAAGATGATGCAGGCGGCCGCAGCGCCCGAGACACCCATTACGCCAAACTTCGACGCGCGCATCGCGATCAGCGGCGCGAGCGCGGCGAAATTCCGACACCGAAGGACGATCGCCGCCGCAAGCAGGTGGAAGGCTGGAAGGCGCCTGCACTCGGCCCCGATCAGGTCTTCCTCTATGGCCTGCACACTGTTCGCGCAGCGCTCGACAATCCCGAACGCCACATCATCAAGCTCTCGGTGACGCAGAACGCCGCCCAGCGCCTAGAACTGCCCGACCCGGCCACCCTGCCCTTTCCGGTCGAAACCGTGTTGCCGTCCGATATCGACAAGATACTCGGCCCTGAAGCGATCCATCAGGGCGTGATGTTGGAAACCCGACCCCTTCCTGTTCGCCGGCTCGGCGCGCTGAAGGAGAGCCCATTGATCCTGGTGCTCGACCAGGTGACCGACCCGCATAATGTCGGCGCGATCCTGCGTACGGCCGTCGCCTTCGGTGCCGGTGCGGTCATCACAACCATGCGCCATTCCCCGACCGAATCCGGCGTGCTCGCCAAATCCGCTTCTGGTGCGCTCGAGCTCATTCCCTACATCCAGATCACCAATCTGGCAGAGGCAATGGAAGAGTTGCACGCGCTCGGCTTCTATTCGGTGGGGCTCGATTCGGAGGGGCCACAGCCATTCGAGGCGACGCTCTCTGGGAGCAAGATTGCCCTGGTTCTCGGCTCCGAGGGCAAGGGATTGCGGCAGAAGACCCGCGCCACCTGCAAGGCGCTGGCGCGTCTCGATATGCCCGGGGCGATCAAATCGCTGAACGTCTCCAATGCGGCAGCGATCGCCCTCTACGCGGCGCGACAATTTCTGGCAAAGTAA
- a CDS encoding sugar phosphate isomerase/epimerase and 4-hydroxyphenylpyruvate domain-containing protein yields MKTSIATVSLSGDLRDKLAAIAKAGFDGVEIFENDFLVFDESPQQVGNMVRDHGLEITLFQPFRDFEGMPEPLRSRTFDRAERKFDLMQQMGTDLVLVCSNVSTAALGGIDRAAADFHELGERAAKRGLRVGYEALAWGRHINDHRDAWEIVRRADHPNIGLILDSFHTLSRKIDVNSIRSIPKEKIFIIQLADAPLIDMDLLYWSRHFRNMPGEGDLPVLEFMKAVAETGYDGYLSLEIFNDQFRGDSPSAIAVDGYRSLTYLGDQVKRALPDCPMDVPEMPPRSTVEGFAFVEFAIDEAEAPQLVALIETLGFRKTAKHKTKNVTVFRQGDIKLVLNTEERGFAGSSYLVHGASAYAMGLMVDDAKAALARALALGAERFQQPLDRGEIEMPAVRGVGGGIIYFLDNKSELSDIWTVEFDLVDNAALVASAGLTVVDHVAQTMKYEELLTWLLFYTSIFEAQKTPLVDIIDPSGVVRSQAVQNMEGTLRMTLNGAENRNTLAGHFIAETFGSGIQHIAFKTDDIFATAEALAENGFIPLHISPNYYDDLEARFGLDLDVCDRLKRHNILYDRDDGGEYFQLYSPTYGEGFFFEIVERRGYRGYGAANAIFRIAALRKHLRPAGMPVV; encoded by the coding sequence ATGAAGACGTCGATTGCAACCGTTTCCCTGAGTGGTGACCTCCGCGACAAGCTGGCTGCGATCGCCAAGGCGGGATTCGACGGTGTCGAGATATTCGAGAACGATTTCCTGGTCTTCGACGAAAGCCCGCAACAAGTCGGCAACATGGTGCGAGACCACGGTCTGGAGATCACCTTGTTCCAACCGTTCCGTGATTTCGAGGGCATGCCGGAACCGCTCCGCAGCCGGACTTTCGACCGCGCCGAACGCAAATTCGATCTCATGCAGCAGATGGGGACCGATCTGGTGCTCGTGTGTTCGAACGTTTCCACGGCCGCCCTTGGCGGCATCGACCGGGCCGCGGCCGATTTCCATGAACTCGGCGAGCGGGCGGCAAAGCGCGGCCTTCGCGTCGGTTACGAGGCGCTCGCCTGGGGGCGCCACATCAACGACCATCGTGACGCCTGGGAGATCGTACGGCGCGCGGATCATCCAAATATCGGTCTCATACTCGACAGCTTCCACACGTTGTCGCGTAAGATCGACGTCAACTCGATCCGATCCATCCCAAAGGAAAAAATCTTCATCATCCAGCTGGCCGATGCGCCGCTGATCGACATGGATCTCCTCTATTGGAGCCGTCACTTCCGCAACATGCCGGGCGAGGGCGATTTGCCAGTCCTCGAATTCATGAAAGCGGTCGCGGAGACAGGCTATGATGGCTATCTCTCGCTGGAAATCTTCAACGATCAGTTTCGTGGCGACTCGCCAAGCGCGATCGCTGTCGATGGTTACCGTTCGCTGACTTATCTGGGCGACCAGGTGAAACGCGCGTTGCCCGACTGCCCTATGGATGTCCCGGAAATGCCCCCTAGAAGCACGGTCGAGGGGTTCGCCTTCGTCGAGTTCGCCATCGACGAGGCCGAGGCGCCGCAGCTTGTGGCATTGATCGAAACGCTCGGTTTCAGGAAGACAGCGAAACACAAGACGAAGAACGTGACCGTGTTTCGGCAGGGCGACATCAAACTCGTCTTAAATACGGAAGAGCGGGGCTTTGCCGGCTCCTCCTACCTGGTCCACGGTGCATCGGCCTACGCAATGGGTCTGATGGTCGATGACGCGAAGGCCGCTTTGGCCCGCGCGCTTGCGCTTGGCGCCGAACGTTTCCAGCAGCCGCTCGATCGTGGAGAGATCGAGATGCCGGCCGTGCGCGGGGTGGGCGGCGGCATCATCTACTTCCTCGACAACAAGAGCGAACTTTCCGATATCTGGACCGTCGAGTTCGACCTCGTCGACAACGCTGCCCTGGTTGCATCAGCAGGCCTGACGGTAGTTGATCATGTCGCCCAGACGATGAAATACGAGGAATTGCTGACGTGGCTCTTGTTCTACACGTCGATCTTCGAGGCACAGAAAACCCCGCTCGTCGACATTATCGATCCGTCAGGTGTCGTCAGAAGCCAAGCCGTGCAGAACATGGAAGGCACGCTGCGGATGACCCTGAATGGGGCAGAAAACCGAAATACCCTTGCCGGCCACTTCATCGCCGAGACCTTCGGCTCGGGTATCCAGCACATCGCCTTCAAGACCGACGACATCTTCGCAACGGCCGAAGCGCTGGCGGAGAACGGCTTCATTCCGCTGCATATCTCGCCAAATTACTACGATGATCTGGAGGCCCGCTTCGGCCTCGATCTTGACGTGTGCGACCGCCTGAAGCGGCACAACATCCTCTACGACCGCGACGATGGCGGAGAGTACTTCCAGCTCTATAGCCCAACCTACGGCGAAGGCTTCTTCTTCGAAATCGTCGAGCGCCGCGGATACAGGGGATACGGCGCCGCCAACGCCATCTTCCGCATCGCAGCCCTCAGAAAACACCTGCGCCCGGCGGGAATGCCGGTGGTGTGA
- a CDS encoding LysR family transcriptional regulator, whose amino-acid sequence MKKTLSAGITMQDLNDLALFAAVVKHKGFTAAANALGVPKSKISKRVAHLEEQLGVRLLERSTRKLRVTDIGETFYERCETILAGVEEAESIVAAAISEPAGPVRLAMPLGFAPMLADILPLFLKRYPRVRLSILTTNRPIDLIEERIDVALRVRASYEGDQSIVVRKFGDTRQHLAASPSFIDRHGPVTLDKLSLLPTIAMQEQPSRAIWTLVNADGGFRDVAHTPILSCIDFGILERAVIEGIGLGLLPDRIAERGFRSGVLVPVLPEWRSPESSIHAAFTSRHGMLPAVRALIDFLAETLPRSMAGCDDIIPRPPTITDWSI is encoded by the coding sequence ATGAAGAAAACACTGTCAGCAGGGATAACCATGCAGGACCTCAACGATCTCGCGCTGTTCGCAGCAGTGGTGAAGCACAAGGGCTTCACAGCGGCCGCCAACGCACTCGGCGTTCCGAAATCGAAGATCAGCAAGCGCGTCGCACACCTGGAGGAACAACTTGGTGTGCGGCTGCTCGAGCGCTCGACCCGCAAGCTGCGTGTGACCGATATCGGTGAGACCTTCTACGAACGTTGCGAGACCATCCTAGCCGGTGTCGAGGAAGCAGAATCGATCGTCGCCGCAGCAATATCGGAGCCGGCCGGCCCGGTTCGCCTTGCAATGCCGCTCGGCTTTGCCCCGATGCTTGCCGACATCCTTCCCCTGTTCCTGAAGCGATATCCACGTGTCCGCCTTTCGATCCTGACCACTAACCGGCCAATCGACCTGATCGAGGAACGGATTGATGTCGCGCTACGGGTGCGGGCGAGCTACGAGGGCGACCAATCGATCGTCGTCCGAAAATTCGGCGACACCCGTCAACATCTCGCGGCCAGCCCGTCTTTCATCGACCGGCATGGACCGGTCACACTGGACAAACTTTCCCTTTTGCCGACGATCGCCATGCAGGAGCAGCCTTCCCGTGCCATCTGGACGCTGGTCAACGCCGACGGCGGTTTTCGCGACGTCGCGCACACGCCCATTTTGTCCTGCATCGATTTCGGCATACTCGAGAGAGCGGTGATCGAAGGGATCGGCTTGGGATTGCTGCCGGACAGGATTGCCGAGCGCGGCTTTCGCAGCGGCGTCCTCGTGCCGGTATTGCCGGAATGGCGCTCGCCGGAATCATCGATACACGCTGCCTTCACCTCCCGCCATGGCATGTTGCCGGCGGTTCGCGCGCTCATCGACTTCCTCGCCGAAACCCTGCCGCGTTCGATGGCGGGCTGCGACGACATCATCCCGCGCCCACCCACGATCACCGACTGGTCGATCTGA
- a CDS encoding polysaccharide pyruvyl transferase family protein, with translation MISAIISSFHWRMAKTHRRTNKEKFASHLLKAVRDRPQNDTKVRRAVASLINERMYGNALDLCQQLLDRDVAQYWTTYKSFVEELSRGQTTEGRIKVALFNDTDFRVNIGCRLTSQGLKRSILRAFPDAAVTSASFDFAAFRKEFSSSIVHRPKATELEERLLAAYGETALDTIAGSDFILLQPEGSLDDETSPEGLATFFTPVLVAQRLGKPYAVLNGTIPIYRDERDDYLHRLFKSLRFVAARDEFSATHYDVTFLPDAAFLRIAPDDVVHRDGCLITTGARNRAEDDIEIFKSALAVCDSHSLRPVVLTRAADHFAAFEREVISRGGIFAETASIEMAADIISRCRLHIGGRYHMAIFSTLCRVPTLLFDVRTHKNQWLAQYSPLIRLVDPKSDIMSMAGSLLDDDSPARPHPPHDYEGFLKHAYSLGTAPASVLKTG, from the coding sequence ATGATCAGTGCCATCATCTCCTCCTTTCATTGGCGTATGGCCAAGACCCACCGGAGGACGAACAAGGAAAAGTTCGCATCCCACCTTCTGAAGGCGGTGAGGGATAGGCCTCAGAACGACACAAAGGTCCGGCGGGCCGTCGCATCTCTCATCAACGAGAGGATGTATGGCAATGCATTGGATCTCTGCCAGCAATTGCTGGACCGCGACGTCGCGCAATATTGGACGACCTACAAGAGCTTCGTCGAAGAGTTGTCCAGGGGCCAAACAACCGAAGGCCGCATCAAAGTCGCGTTGTTCAACGATACCGACTTCCGGGTCAACATTGGCTGCCGCCTGACGAGCCAGGGATTGAAACGATCGATACTCCGGGCGTTCCCCGATGCGGCGGTAACCTCCGCCAGCTTTGATTTTGCCGCTTTTCGCAAGGAGTTCTCGTCGAGCATCGTCCACCGGCCGAAGGCGACGGAACTGGAAGAACGCCTACTGGCCGCCTATGGCGAAACCGCGCTCGACACCATCGCCGGATCGGATTTCATTCTTCTGCAGCCGGAAGGCTCGCTCGACGACGAGACGTCACCGGAGGGTCTCGCGACGTTCTTCACGCCCGTCTTGGTTGCGCAACGGCTTGGCAAACCTTATGCGGTCCTCAATGGCACGATACCGATCTATCGGGACGAGCGGGATGATTATTTGCACCGGCTGTTCAAATCGCTGCGGTTCGTCGCGGCCCGGGACGAGTTCTCCGCGACACATTACGATGTAACGTTCCTGCCCGATGCTGCCTTCCTTCGGATCGCACCTGACGACGTCGTCCACCGCGACGGATGCCTGATCACGACCGGCGCCCGAAACAGGGCGGAAGACGACATCGAGATTTTCAAGTCTGCGCTGGCGGTCTGTGATTCCCATTCCCTGCGACCCGTCGTCCTCACGCGCGCGGCCGATCATTTTGCCGCCTTTGAACGCGAGGTGATTTCACGGGGCGGTATCTTTGCCGAAACGGCCAGCATCGAAATGGCCGCCGACATCATTTCACGGTGCCGCCTGCACATTGGCGGCCGCTATCACATGGCGATCTTCAGCACACTGTGCCGCGTGCCCACGCTGCTGTTCGACGTCAGAACCCACAAGAATCAGTGGTTGGCGCAGTATTCCCCGCTCATTCGACTCGTTGATCCGAAATCGGACATCATGAGCATGGCTGGAAGCCTGCTGGACGACGATAGCCCAGCCCGCCCTCACCCACCGCATGACTATGAAGGCTTTTTGAAGCACGCCTACAGTCTGGGCACGGCACCGGCAAGTGTGCTGAAAACGGGATGA
- a CDS encoding VOC family protein, whose product MSRLALHHVSIITNDLERSLSFYRDVLGLTEIQRPNFPIRGAWLACGSLQLHLVVHPEGSFRSSRSIDRNDWHFALRTDEFERVVQRLIDAGFREDLPEGDPMRLLIARSGPAGFPQLYLCDPDRNVVEVNGAA is encoded by the coding sequence ATGTCTCGGCTTGCCTTGCATCACGTGTCGATCATCACCAATGACCTTGAGAGGTCCCTGTCGTTCTACCGGGACGTTCTAGGACTTACAGAGATCCAGCGCCCGAATTTCCCCATTCGCGGCGCGTGGCTAGCATGCGGCAGCCTGCAATTGCATCTTGTCGTCCACCCCGAGGGCAGCTTCCGCTCAAGCCGTTCGATCGACCGGAATGATTGGCATTTCGCGCTTCGTACTGACGAATTCGAGCGTGTTGTCCAGCGTTTGATTGACGCCGGCTTCCGCGAGGATCTGCCAGAGGGCGACCCAATGCGACTGCTCATCGCCCGTTCGGGGCCGGCTGGCTTTCCGCAACTCTATCTTTGCGACCCGGACCGCAACGTCGTCGAGGTCAACGGTGCGGCGTGA
- a CDS encoding FMN-dependent NADH-azoreductase, whose protein sequence is MNVLQIDSGILGENSVSRRLTAAIAAQVKVDNPAAKVAYRDLVANPLPHLTGVHLMAANAKPEDVDGQLAADVAVSAAVLDEFLAADTIIIGAPMYNFSLPSQLKAWIDRIAVAGKTFRYTENGPEGLAKGKKVIVASTRGGLYSTGPAAIMDHQEAYLKTVLGFFGISDVEFVRAEGLNISAVSKATAISEAERTILGLADLKLAS, encoded by the coding sequence ATGAACGTCCTTCAGATCGACTCCGGCATTCTCGGAGAAAACTCAGTGTCCCGTCGCTTGACCGCAGCAATCGCCGCGCAGGTTAAAGTCGACAATCCGGCGGCAAAGGTTGCGTATCGCGACCTTGTCGCCAACCCGTTGCCGCATCTGACGGGCGTGCACCTGATGGCGGCGAATGCGAAGCCGGAAGATGTCGACGGCCAACTGGCAGCCGATGTAGCGGTGAGCGCTGCGGTGCTTGACGAATTCCTCGCTGCCGACACGATCATCATCGGTGCGCCGATGTACAATTTCTCGCTGCCGAGCCAGCTCAAGGCCTGGATTGATCGAATCGCTGTTGCCGGAAAGACCTTCCGGTACACCGAAAACGGGCCCGAAGGGCTCGCGAAGGGCAAGAAAGTGATTGTCGCATCCACCCGTGGCGGTCTTTACAGCACTGGCCCGGCCGCGATCATGGACCACCAGGAAGCCTATCTGAAGACGGTGCTCGGCTTCTTCGGCATTTCGGACGTCGAGTTCGTTCGCGCCGAAGGTTTGAACATCAGCGCTGTTTCGAAGGCGACGGCGATCTCCGAGGCGGAGCGGACAATTTTGGGCCTCGCCGATTTGAAGCTCGCAAGCTGA
- a CDS encoding reverse transcriptase domain-containing protein, with amino-acid sequence MVHTFENFEHSYWKNGKPLFAPNERGAEWGKKVKRKVAKLHKFDHFIYHFRDGSHVKALHAHRKNAFFCRVDIERFFYNIQRNRVKRVLKGIGIRKAEEFAKWSTVKNPYAGGGYVLPYGFIQSPILATLVLATSAVGHYLRSLNPASVTVSVYMDDICLSSQDEATLRVAFDGLKAAMEEAGFALNADKTREPAQSIDIFNCSLKSGSSEVLPERVDEFYSVKRSEASIGGFETYVDIVKSHTWRSTRKQKRKRFVRGAGQAVAPSASPVSTAPPGP; translated from the coding sequence ATGGTCCACACGTTCGAAAACTTCGAGCATTCCTACTGGAAGAACGGAAAGCCACTCTTTGCGCCCAATGAACGTGGTGCGGAGTGGGGCAAGAAGGTTAAGCGCAAAGTCGCCAAACTCCACAAGTTCGATCACTTTATCTACCATTTTAGAGACGGCTCGCACGTCAAAGCTCTCCACGCACACCGTAAGAATGCGTTCTTCTGCCGAGTGGATATTGAGCGGTTTTTTTACAACATCCAGCGGAACCGTGTGAAGCGTGTGCTCAAAGGTATCGGTATCCGCAAGGCTGAAGAGTTTGCCAAGTGGTCGACTGTAAAGAACCCATATGCCGGCGGGGGCTATGTCTTGCCATACGGCTTTATTCAATCACCCATTCTCGCTACGCTTGTTTTGGCGACTTCTGCGGTCGGTCACTACCTTCGCAGCCTGAATCCTGCGTCCGTAACAGTGTCCGTCTACATGGACGACATTTGCCTCTCGTCACAAGATGAAGCGACGCTGAGGGTAGCCTTCGACGGATTGAAGGCTGCGATGGAGGAGGCGGGTTTCGCTTTGAACGCCGACAAGACGCGAGAGCCTGCGCAGTCCATCGATATCTTCAATTGCAGTCTGAAAAGCGGCTCCTCAGAAGTGCTGCCGGAGCGGGTCGATGAATTTTATTCCGTCAAGAGGAGTGAGGCTAGCATCGGCGGTTTCGAGACTTACGTAGACATTGTGAAGTCGCATACTTGGCGCTCCACCCGGAAGCAAAAGCGGAAACGATTTGTCCGAGGTGCAGGTCAGGCAGTTGCGCCGTCTGCGTCTCCCGTTTCCACAGCTCCCCCAGGGCCATAA
- a CDS encoding BA14K family protein, with translation MKKLSVVVLAALTAFSGVLPAGAAPFNVAPMQHASQSADVHDVQYRHDNRRHDRHHYHRPPPRHGWHNGHRGYRDHRHGYRRHSDGWWYPLAAFGAGAIIGGAIASPPRYVSPPPRASYTSRHVEWCASRYRTYRAYDNTYVPQVGYRAECISPYS, from the coding sequence ATGAAAAAACTCTCTGTTGTTGTTTTGGCTGCGCTAACGGCTTTCTCGGGCGTTTTGCCCGCCGGCGCAGCACCGTTTAACGTCGCTCCGATGCAGCATGCGAGCCAAAGCGCTGATGTGCATGACGTTCAGTATCGCCACGATAACCGCCGCCATGACCGGCACCACTATCATCGCCCACCTCCACGCCACGGCTGGCACAACGGTCACAGGGGCTACAGAGATCATCGACATGGTTATCGTCGCCATAGTGATGGTTGGTGGTATCCGCTAGCTGCGTTCGGAGCCGGGGCTATCATTGGAGGAGCAATTGCGAGCCCTCCGAGATATGTGTCTCCTCCGCCGCGGGCGAGCTACACCTCACGTCATGTCGAATGGTGCGCATCCCGCTATCGCACCTACAGGGCATACGACAATACCTATGTTCCGCAGGTTGGCTACAGGGCTGAATGCATCTCGCCCTATTCATGA